In Equus quagga isolate Etosha38 chromosome 14, UCLA_HA_Equagga_1.0, whole genome shotgun sequence, one DNA window encodes the following:
- the MKNK2 gene encoding MAP kinase-interacting serine/threonine-protein kinase 2 isoform X2, with protein MVQKKTAELQGFHRSFKGQNPFELAFSLDQAHLGEADFSLECPARPDMPSSQPIDIPDAKKRGKKKKRCRATDSFSGRFEDVYQLQEDVLGEGAHARVQTCVNLITNQEYAVKIIEKQPGHIRSRVFREVEMLYQCQGHRNVLELIEFFEEEDRFYLVFEKMRGGSILSHIHKRRHFNELEASVVVQDVASALDFLHNKGIAHRDLKPENILCEHPNQVSPVKICDFDLGSGIKLNGDCSPISTPELLTPCGSAEYMAPEVVEAFSEEASIYDKRCDLWSLGVILYILLSGYPPFVGHCGSDCGWDRGEACPACQNMLFESIQEGKYEFPDKDWAHISFAAKDLISKLLVRDAKQRLSAAQVLQHPWVRGCAPENTLPTPMVLQSCAKDLTSFAAEAIAMNRQLAQREEDAAEEAGQGQPVVIRATSRCLQLSPPSQSKLAQRRQRASLSAAPVVLVGDHA; from the exons GGGCAGAATCCTTTCGAGCTGGCCTTCTCCCTAGACCAGGCGCACCTCGGGGAGGCGGACTTCAGCCTGGAGTGCCCGGCCCGCCCTG ATATGCCCTCGAGCCAGCCCATCGACATCCCCGACGCCAAGAAGAGGGGCAAGAAAAAGAAGCGGTGCCGGGCCACCGACAGCTTCTCGGGCCGCTTCGAAG ATGTCTACCAGCTGCAGGAGGACGTGCTCGGGGAGGGTGCCCACGCCCGCGTGCAAACCTGCGTCAACCTCATCACCAACCAGGAGTACGCCGTCAAG ATCATCGAGAAGCAGCCGGGCCACATTCGGAGCAGGGTTTTCCGGGAGGTGGAGATGTTGTATCAGTGCCAGGGACACAG gaaCGTTCTAGAGTTGATCGAGTTCTTCGAGGAGGAAGACCGCTTCTATCTGGTGTTTGAGAAGATGCGAGGGG GCTCCATCCTGAGCCACATCCACAAGCGGCGGCACTTTAATGAGCTGGAGGCCAGCGTGGTCGTGCAGGACGTGGCCAGCGCCCTGGACTTCCTGCACAACAAAG GCATCGCCCACAGGGACCTAAAGCCCGAGAACATCCTCTGTGAGCACCCCAACCAG GTCTCCCCGGTGAAGATTTGCGACTTCGACCTGGGCAGCGGCATCAAACTCAACGGGGACTGCTCGCCCATCTCCACCCCGGAGCTGCTCACCCCG TGCGGCTCTGCTGAGTACATGGCCCCCGAGGTGGTGGAGGCCTTCAGCGAGGAGGCCAGCATCTACGACAAGCGCTGCGATCTCTGGAGCCTGGGCGTCATCCTCTACATCCTGCTCAGCGGCTACCCGCCCTTCGTGGGCCACTGCGGCAGCGACTGCGGCTGGGACCGCGGCGAGGCCTGCCCGGCCTGCCAG AACATGCTGTTTGAGAGCATCCAAGAGGGCAAGTACGAGTTTCCCGACAAAGACTGGGCCCACATCTCCTTCGCCGCCAAAGACCTCATCTCCAAGCTCCTCGTCCGTGACGCCAAGCAGCGGCTCAGTGCTGCGCAGGTCCTGCAGCACCCCTGGGTGCGGGGG TGCGCCCCGGAGAACACGCTGCCCACACCCATGGTCCTGCAGAG CTGTGCCAAAGACCTCACGTCGTTCGCGGCCGAGGCCATCGCCATGAACCGGCAGCTGGCCCAGCGCGAGGAGGACGCGGCCGAGGAGGCGGGGCAGGGCCAGCCCGTGGTCATCAGAGCTACCTCACGCTGCCTGCAGCTGTCCCCGCCCTCGCAGTCCAAGCTGGCCCAGCGGCGGCAGCGAGCCAGCCTGTCCGCGGCCCCCGTGGTCCTGGTGGGAGACCACGCGtga
- the MKNK2 gene encoding MAP kinase-interacting serine/threonine-protein kinase 2 isoform X1 has protein sequence MVQKKTAELQGFHRSFKGQNPFELAFSLDQAHLGEADFSLECPARPDMPSSQPIDIPDAKKRGKKKKRCRATDSFSGRFEDVYQLQEDVLGEGAHARVQTCVNLITNQEYAVKIIEKQPGHIRSRVFREVEMLYQCQGHRNVLELIEFFEEEDRFYLVFEKMRGGSILSHIHKRRHFNELEASVVVQDVASALDFLHNKGIAHRDLKPENILCEHPNQVSPVKICDFDLGSGIKLNGDCSPISTPELLTPCGSAEYMAPEVVEAFSEEASIYDKRCDLWSLGVILYILLSGYPPFVGHCGSDCGWDRGEACPACQNMLFESIQEGKYEFPDKDWAHISFAAKDLISKLLVRDAKQRLSAAQVLQHPWVRGCAPENTLPTPMVLQRNSCAKDLTSFAAEAIAMNRQLAQREEDAAEEAGQGQPVVIRATSRCLQLSPPSQSKLAQRRQRASLSAAPVVLVGDHA, from the exons GGGCAGAATCCTTTCGAGCTGGCCTTCTCCCTAGACCAGGCGCACCTCGGGGAGGCGGACTTCAGCCTGGAGTGCCCGGCCCGCCCTG ATATGCCCTCGAGCCAGCCCATCGACATCCCCGACGCCAAGAAGAGGGGCAAGAAAAAGAAGCGGTGCCGGGCCACCGACAGCTTCTCGGGCCGCTTCGAAG ATGTCTACCAGCTGCAGGAGGACGTGCTCGGGGAGGGTGCCCACGCCCGCGTGCAAACCTGCGTCAACCTCATCACCAACCAGGAGTACGCCGTCAAG ATCATCGAGAAGCAGCCGGGCCACATTCGGAGCAGGGTTTTCCGGGAGGTGGAGATGTTGTATCAGTGCCAGGGACACAG gaaCGTTCTAGAGTTGATCGAGTTCTTCGAGGAGGAAGACCGCTTCTATCTGGTGTTTGAGAAGATGCGAGGGG GCTCCATCCTGAGCCACATCCACAAGCGGCGGCACTTTAATGAGCTGGAGGCCAGCGTGGTCGTGCAGGACGTGGCCAGCGCCCTGGACTTCCTGCACAACAAAG GCATCGCCCACAGGGACCTAAAGCCCGAGAACATCCTCTGTGAGCACCCCAACCAG GTCTCCCCGGTGAAGATTTGCGACTTCGACCTGGGCAGCGGCATCAAACTCAACGGGGACTGCTCGCCCATCTCCACCCCGGAGCTGCTCACCCCG TGCGGCTCTGCTGAGTACATGGCCCCCGAGGTGGTGGAGGCCTTCAGCGAGGAGGCCAGCATCTACGACAAGCGCTGCGATCTCTGGAGCCTGGGCGTCATCCTCTACATCCTGCTCAGCGGCTACCCGCCCTTCGTGGGCCACTGCGGCAGCGACTGCGGCTGGGACCGCGGCGAGGCCTGCCCGGCCTGCCAG AACATGCTGTTTGAGAGCATCCAAGAGGGCAAGTACGAGTTTCCCGACAAAGACTGGGCCCACATCTCCTTCGCCGCCAAAGACCTCATCTCCAAGCTCCTCGTCCGTGACGCCAAGCAGCGGCTCAGTGCTGCGCAGGTCCTGCAGCACCCCTGGGTGCGGGGG TGCGCCCCGGAGAACACGCTGCCCACACCCATGGTCCTGCAGAG gaaCAGCTGTGCCAAAGACCTCACGTCGTTCGCGGCCGAGGCCATCGCCATGAACCGGCAGCTGGCCCAGCGCGAGGAGGACGCGGCCGAGGAGGCGGGGCAGGGCCAGCCCGTGGTCATCAGAGCTACCTCACGCTGCCTGCAGCTGTCCCCGCCCTCGCAGTCCAAGCTGGCCCAGCGGCGGCAGCGAGCCAGCCTGTCCGCGGCCCCCGTGGTCCTGGTGGGAGACCACGCGtga